In Lates calcarifer isolate ASB-BC8 linkage group LG23, TLL_Latcal_v3, whole genome shotgun sequence, a single genomic region encodes these proteins:
- the col1a1b gene encoding collagen, type I, alpha 1b isoform X3: MFSFVDIRLALLLSATVLLARAQGEDDSTFGSCTLDGQLYNDKDVWKPEPCQICVCDSGTVMCDEVICEDTSDCADPIIPDGECCPICPDVDGPLVPDVSEPTKGDVGPKGDRGPVGPPGNDGIPGQPGLPGPPGPPGPPGLGGNFSPQMSYDSSKSGGGQVIGPMGPMGPRGPPGPSGSSGPQGFTGPPGEPGEPGAAGPMGARGPAGPPGKNGDDGEPGKAGRPGERGAAGPQGARGNDGNTGAAGPPGPTGPAGPPGFPGGAGAKGETGPQGGRGSEGPQGARGEPGNPGPAGPAGPAGAPGTDGAPGNKGAPGAAGIAGAPGFPGARGPAGAQGGVGAPGPKGNNGDIGPSGPKGEPGAKGEPGPAGVQGLPGPSGEEGKRGARGEPGGAGPRGPPGERGAPGARGFPGADGAAGGKGAPGERGSPGPMGAQGATGEAGSPGAPGAPGSKGMTGSPGSPGPDGKAGPAGVAGQDGRPGPPGPAGARGPPGVMGFPGPKGAAGDAGKPGERGPGGASGPVGAPGKDGDVGAPGPAGAAGPAGEKGEQGPVGPPGFQGLPGPQGATGETGKPGEQGAPGEAGPPGPAGPRGDRGFPGERGAPGITGPVGARGAPGPAGSDGPKGEPGAAGAPGGQGAPGMQGMPGERGAAGLPGVKGERGDAGIKGADGGPGKDGARGMTGAIGVPGPPGAQGEKGEGGPVGVTGPTGPRGSPGERGETGPPGPAGFAGPPGADGQPGAKGETGDTGPKGDAGAPGPGGPVGAAGPQGPAGPPGPKGARGGAGSPGATGFPGPAGRVGPPGPAGAAGAPGPIGPVGKDGARGARGETGPAGRPGEAGAAGIAGPSGEKGSPGSDGAPGAAGLPGPQGIAGQRGIVGLPGQRGERGFAGLPGQAGEPGKQGPSGPVGERGPPGPAGPPGLSGAPGEAGREGSMGHDGAPGRDGAPGPKGDRGESGMAGPPGPPGAPGAPGAVGPSGKSGDRGESGPAGPAGPAGPAGVRGPAGPAGAKGDRGEAGEAGERGHKGHRGFTGMQGLPGVAGAAGERGPAGANGPAGPRGPAGSNGPPGKDGMNGLPGPIGPPGPRGRNGEMGPAGPPGPPGPAGPPGPPGGGFDFISQPIQEKAPDPYRGGHYRADDPNMMRDRDMEVDTTLKTLTQKVEKIRSPDGTQKSPARMCRDLRMCHPEWKSGTYWVDPNQGSPLDAIKVHCNMETGETCIHPSESSIPMKNWYLSKNIREKKHVWFSESMTGGFQFQYGTDGADPEDVSIQMTFMRLMSNQASQNITYHCKNSIAYMDSATGNLKKALLLQGSNDVEIRAEGNSRFTYSVSEDGCTSHTGTWGKTVIDYKTSKTSRLPIIDIAPMDVGAPDQEFGVEVGPVCFL; encoded by the exons GACCCCTGGTTCCAGACGTGTCTGAG CCAACAAAGGGAGACGTTGGCCCCAAGGGAGACAGG GGTCCAGTTGGTCCTCCTGGCAATGACGGAATCCCTGGACAGCCTGGCCTTCCTGGCCCTCCCGGCCCCCCTGGCCCCCCTGGCCTTGGCGGA AACTTCTCTCCTCAAATGAGCTATGACTCCTCCAAATCTGGTGGTGGCCAGGTCATTGGCCCAATG GGTCCTATGGGTCCTCGTGGTCCTCCTGGCCCCTCTGGCTCATCT GGTCCTCAGGGTTTCACTGGACCCCCTGGTGAGCCTGgtgagcctggagctgct GGTCCCATGGGTGCCCGTGGTCCTGCTGGCCCCCCTGGAAAGAACGGAGATGAT GGTGAGCCTGGCAAAGCTGGACGCCCTGGTGAGCGCGGAGCTGCTGGCCCTCAG ggtgCTCGTGGTAATGATGGCAACACTGGTGCTGCTGGACCTCCT GGACCCACTGGACCTGCTGGTCCCCCTGGATTCCCCGGTGGTGCTGGTGCTAAG GGAGAGACTGGTCCTCAGGGAGGCCGTGGATCTGAGGGACCCCAGGGAGCCCGTGGTGAGCCTGGTAACCCAGGACCTGCTGGACCCGCTGGACCTGCT GGTGCCCCTGGAACTGATGGTGCCCCTGGTAACAAGGGTGCTCCT GGTGCTGCTGGTATTGCTGGTGCTCCTGGTTTCCCTGGTGCTCGTGGTCCTGCTGGAGCTCAAGGAGGTGTTGGTGCTCCTGGTCCCAAGGGTAACAAT GGTGATATTGGCCCCTCTGGTCCTAAGGGAGAGCCTGGTGCCAAGGGAGAGCCT GGCCCCGCTGGAGTTCAGGGACTTCCTGGACCCTCTggtgaggagggaaagagaggagccCGTGGAGAGCCCGGTGGTGCTGGACCCCGTGGACCTCCTGGAGAGCGT GGTGCCCCTGGTGCTCGTGGTTTCCCTGGTGCTGATGGAGCTGCTGGTGGCAAG GGAGCCCCTGGTGAGCGTGGTTCCCCCGGACCAATGGGAGCTCAGGGAGCCACTGGTGAGGCTGGAAGCCCTGGTGCTCCTGGCGCACCTGGATCCAAG GGTATGACTGGTAGCCCTGGAAGCCCTGGCCCTGACGGCAAAGCTGGACCTGCT GGTGTTGCTGGACAAGATGGCCGCCCTGGACCCCCTGGCCCCGCTGGAGCAAGAGGTCCTCCTGGAGTTATGGGATTCCCCGGACCCAAGGGAGCCGCT GGTGATGCTGGTAAGCCTGGTGAGAGAGGCCCCGGTGGTGCCTCTGGCCCTGTT ggtGCCCCTGGCAAAGATGGTGACGTTGGTGCTCCTGGACCTGCTGGTGCCGCT GGACCTGCTGGAGAGAAGGGAGAGCAGGGACCTGTTGGTCCTCCCGGATTCCAG GGTCTTCCTGGACCCCAAGGTGCTACTGGTGAGACTGGCAAGCCTGGTGAGCAG GGTGCTCCTGGTGAGGCTGGACCCCCTGGCCCAGCTGGACCCAGA GGCGACAGAGGTTTCCCTGGTGAGCGTGGTGCTCCTGGCATCACTGGCCCAGTTGGAGCCCGTGGTGCTCCTGGCCCTGCTGGTAGCGATGGACCTAAG ggaGAGCCCGGTGCCGCTGGTGCCCCCGGTGGTCAGGGAGCCCCCGGTATGCAGGGAATGCCCGGTGAGCGTGGAGCTGCTGGACTCCCCGGTGtcaagggagagaga GGTGATGCTGGTATCAAGGGAGCTGATGGCGGCCCCGGAAAAGATGGCGCTCGTGGTATGACTGGTGCTATTGGAGTCCCTGGACCTCCTGGTGCTCAGGGTGAGAAG GGTGAGGGTGGCCCCGTTGGAGTCACTGGACCCACTGGACCTCGTGGTTCCCCT GGTGAGCGTGGAGAGACTGGACCTCCTGGACCTGCCGGATTCGCTGGACCTCCT GGTGCTGATGGTCAGCCTGGTGCCAAGGGAGAGACTGGTGACACTGGACCCAAGGGAGATGCTGGTGCTCCTGGACCCGGTGGACCTGTTGGTGCTGCTGGTCCTCAG GGACCTGCTGGACCCCCTGGACCTAAAGGTGCTCGTGGTGGTGCTGGATCTCCT gGTGCTACTGGTTTCCCTGGACCTGCTGGCAGAGTTGGACCCCCTGGCCCTGCC GGAGCTGCCGGAGCCCCTGGACCCATTGGACCCGTTGGCAAAGATGGAGCAAGAGGAGCTCGTGGTGAGACTGGCCCTGCTGGTCGCCCTGGTGAGGCTGGTGCTGCTGGAATCGCAGGACCCTCTGGAGAGAAGGGATCCCCTGGTTCTGATGGAGCCCCT GGCGCTGCTGGTCTTCCCGGACCCCAAGGTATTGCTGGACAGCGTGGTATTGTAGGTCTCCCTGGACAGCGTGGAGAGCGTGGTTTCGCTGGTCTGCCTGGACAAGCT GGTGAGCCTGGAAAGCAGGGACCTTCTGGACCCGTTGGTGAGCGTGGACCACCCGGACCTGCTGGACCTCCTGGACTGTCTGGTGCTCCTGGAGAGGCTGGTCGTGAG GGATCTATGGGACACGATGGTGCCCCTGGTCGCGACGGAGCTCCTGGCCCCAAG GGAGACCGTGGTGAGAGTGGTATGGCTGGACCCCCTGGACCACCTGGTGCTCCTGGAGCCCCCGGAGCTGTTGGTCCCTCTGGCAAGAGTGGTGACCGTGGAGAGAGT gGTCCCGCCGGTCCTGCCGGTCCTGCTGGCCCTGCTGGTGTCCGTGGTCCTGCC GGCCCTGCTGGAGCcaagggagacagaggagaggctggtgaggctggagagagaggcCACAAGGGACACAGAGGATTCACTGGCATGCAGGGTCTGCCCGGAGTTGCT GgagctgctggagagagaggacCTGCTGGTGCCAATGGACCCGCTGGACCTAGA GGACCTGCTGGATCTAACGGTCCCCCTGGTAAGGATGGCATGAACGGTCTGCCTGGACCCATCGGACCCCCTGGACCTCGCGGTCGCAATGGAGAGATGGGACCTGCT GGTCCTCCCGGACCACCTGGACCTGCTGGACCCCCAGGACCTCCCGGCGGTGGATTCGACTTCATCAGCCAGCCAATTCAGGAGAAGGCCCCCGATCCCTACCGTGGCGGCCACTACCGCGCTGACGACCCCAACATGATGCGCGATCGCGACATGGAGGTTGACACCACCCTCAAGACCCTGACTCAGAAGGTCGAGAAGATCCGTAGCCCCGACGGTACCCAGAAGAGCCCTGCCCGCATGTGCCGTGACCTGAGGATGTGCCACCCTGAGTGGAAGAGCG GCACCTACTGGGTTGATCCCAACCAGGGCTCTCCTTTGGATGCCATCAAGGTCCACTGCAACATGGAGACTGGCGAGACTTGCATCCACCCCAGCGAGTCCAGCATCCCCATGAAGAACTGGTACCTCAGCAAGAACATCAGAGAGAAGAAGCACGTCTGGTTCAGCGAGTCCATGACCGGTGGATTCCAG TTCCAGTATGGCACCGATGGAGCTGATCCCGAGGACGTCAGCATCCAGATGACCTTCATGCGCCTGATGTCCAACCAGGCCTCTCAGAACATCACATACCACTGCAAGAACAGCATTGCCTACATGGACTCCGCCACTGGCAACCTGAAGAAGGCCCTGCTTCTCCAGGGCTCCAACGACGTCGAGATCAGAGCCGAGGGCAACAGCCGCTTCACATACAGCGTCAGCGAGGATGGCTGCACG tcacacactggCACATGGGGCAAGACAGTCATCGACTacaagacatcaaaaacatcCCGCCTGCCCATCATTGACATTGCTCCTATGGATGTTGGTGCACCTGATCAGGAATTTGGCGTCGAAGTTGGCCCCGTTTGCTTcttgtaa